The Juglans microcarpa x Juglans regia isolate MS1-56 chromosome 2D, Jm3101_v1.0, whole genome shotgun sequence DNA window ATTTGGTGTGACTAACGATGATAAAATCAAGGATGAAGAGctgtatttttcttgttttagaTGTCTGTGAACATATCTTTGATGGACTTCAAGAAATGAATTTGGAGATCCTAATATCAAAATTTCAGTTGAAGTTTCCACTTCCGTTGTTGCATGCCTATATCATGAGTAACTTATACTCTGCTGTAGAGGTTTTGTTTTGGAACTTAAATTGGTCAAATTTTTGGTATGCATCAGACATAGTCTGTATATATGTATGGATGGATATTCATTgggattcttcttcttcttcttgatagCAACATGTCAACTACATCAAAGTGGGAGTTGTGCATGGATGACTTGGATGACTTGAGGATTTTGAGGGGATTGTGATTTGTGAAGGCAAAGTATACCATAGTCTTGTGCTCTCTTTTTGGTTTTATACTTTTGTTATGTTATAAACTTTCTGTTTgacttatattaatattttacttttggTTGAATTCAAAATCTCAGTTGCGGTTGTAAAATTTCAATCTTACACTTTCTGTTGGGTACTTGGGTCTGCACTACCTGAGTTGGTTCTAACCTTGGaatatctctcttttttatagCTGAGTTTGTGCAATTATGATTTATCTATAAATTGGGGTGCAATCAGTTTCATGGTTTTTTATTACAGCCCTTATGTCTACTTGAGTTCCTAATGGTTTTTGCTTCTTTCTATTTAATTGAGTTCTGTACTTTTTCTGTATTGGAAACTTTAATTGGAGAATAGAAGTTGCCTATTGGGCCTTGAATTGGAAATAGgcttttgctttaatttttattttgtcgaTTGGGcccaaaaattaaaaccatCTAAAGCCAAAATCCAAAGGCCAAAGTGACTAATCCTGAAAAACCAAACTGCACTGACGCAAACCGATTTGAACTGGTTTGTATGGTTTTTTCAGAACCGAACCAGACTGACTACACCCACACAATCAACCACGTTTGCCTACCCATTCATAATACTAAAAGGCACTGGTGTTTAACCATTCAATGCCCCCAATCTTATAGGTATGCTGCTTCTTTTGAGATCATAACTGATAACAAAAATGTGCCCAGGTCGATGATAATATGTTATAGCTCAGATCATTGTCAACTATGGTAACAGACTGTATTATGAAGAATTTACATCTGAAATCAATATGCATTATGAGCAAAGATGTACATAAATCAACATAGTTTGAACATGACGCTTTATGAAGCCATCCAACAGATCTAGAGCATCAAACTACTCATTTTCAGATCACAGTCACTCAGGTCGCAAAAGCCATACATAAAATAAGGGTAAAGGAATAAAGTATATAAGCATCAAAGAAGGGAACTAGTCGTACAATATGACCTGGTCAACCCGACAGTTATTTCCCAATGTGGTCAGCTCATTACCCCAGAATTTGTCCATCCAACTATTCATGTTTGGTGAAATGTCACAGAAGGATTCTTTCTATTGCAGTTGCTTGAATGTTAATTTCTGGAAACCATTTCACACACCTAACATAAATCTCTAATTTCCATCAGATTATTAGTACAGAGagtcattttttatgttttattttttattttttatgaattgaCATTGTAGGACGTGGTTCCCAGACATTGCAAAAGGGAGCTAGCAGTTCCTAGTTTCCACCATATAAAGGAGACTTAGAAATGGCAAATTATATATAGGTTTACCCTTGCCCATGGATTTTGCAAACCGGACAGCAATTGAATTTAAGATTAATAAATTTggtaaaagaacataaaagaaaaagagaaaggaaagaacaaaTGCACGGAACAGAGAAGGAAGAATTTACCCCATCTGAAGCAAGAACAATGAACTGatctctctcggtgagtatccGGTGAGAGAATTCAGGAATAGAGATCACCCCATATTCCTTCAAACAGAAATCCCCAAATGCTCGGGCCATTGCTAATCCAGGTGCATCATCAAATGGCAACCATACCCTAGGCACTTCAGGTTCATCTTGCAAAGCAAAGACCCTACCCTTGCACCGTTTAATCCTTTCTGCCTCCCCTATAGGAATTTGAATCACACCAAAGAAGAATTAGGCACACAACAACCACGTACTAGAGAAAAGTAACATAACAGAATAACATAGGGCATACTTGGTAAATCAGGCTTTAAATCAACAGTCAACTGGACTGCCACCAAGGAATCATTGCTGTCCTTAGATCCCATAATTGCTCGAGAATCCCCAATATATCCCATAAAAAGATTTGACCCCTATGAATAGAAGCAAATAAGAAGAGTAAACACTAGTGGAATAAGGACCAGCATGGGTAAGTGGATGGTGATTTCAGGTGTACCTGTTTCACTAAAGTTACGGCAGTGCTACCACTACAAAAGCAGTCCAAATTTGGATGAGACCTCAGCTCTTTGTCCATAGCCTTGTATGACTTTAAGAAAGTTTCTCTCCATGTGGAAATCAATTTATCCTCCGGTGAGCAATCCTTCTCTGAATCTCCAGCATCTGATCTCTTGAGATTCCCTTTGAAACAAGTTGTATTCGACCCATTCTGTCTCGACTGACAAGAATGCAAGAATGATAATAGCTTTACCGGCAGGGCATCCCTCACTTTGCGTGCAACAAGATGGCCATGCGGACCATGTCCATCAAAGACACCACAAAATATCACATCTTCCGAGATGAAATCCTGCAGAAACTCAAATCCAGAATAAGAAACCAACCCACCAAGCATTATTAGATATCATTAACATTTGAAGGAGCAAAactcacttcccaaacaatcATGGCATCCTGGTTTATACCCTTGCGGCCCTGCTGCGTGAATATGCAAGACGTACGGCTCTTTCCATTCATAAAAATCCGGCTTGGTATGGATGGTAAATGCTGCAGGCCAACAACATGATCAGAGAACGTTCTCCTCGTTCTCTTTTGCCCGCAAAAACAAGAGGGTGAGACTGTCTCTCCATTGCTCCTGCTACTGCAAGTACTTCGACTACTAGTTGAAACACAACCCCCCATTTCCTCAGCTCCAGAAAGATGGCGTTACATCAGATGTAATAAGCTGACAAGATTTGCTTTGCCAGAACAGATCTCACATGGAATTCTGAGATCATTAAGAATAGTCAAACAAGAGATAACGACCAGCCAAACTCCAAAAGATTCCTACACGTCAAGCCACAAGCCACTTTAAACCTCCCATGTTGAAAACCGGCCTCATTTTATCCTAGTCAAACGAGTAATTCGTTGGACGTTACGAGTATCTCGATGTTGAAACCAACTGAACAAAACGagaaaatattagtttattgAATAGTTTAATCAAGAGTGTCACAAAACCAAGCAACGGCTGCAACATGGAAAACTCAACAACTCAAACAAATGGTATTAAAAAGCCTTCCATCCATGTGAATTACGAAAAACGAATATATACTTAAAAAGGCTGTCCTCATCGTTTGTGCTCCACTAggattaaatattataatacaaAACAAGTTGCCATAATTCATAGCAGTTTAATCCACAAACTCACTCCGTATCACAGGTATTGAGGCCATCGAAAATAGCAAACGAAGAAcacacgatatatatatatatgtgtgtgtgtgtgtgtgtgtggggggggggggccaCTTTATAAAACAGCTTCTTATCTTTTAATTAATAAGGAATCAAGGCCAATGGAATCTCAAAAGACAACAAAAACGCACAATCAAGAAGCCACTAGAGACTCCTTATCGTAAGAGTCGAAGGAACAATTATCAACCTCTCTCACATAGGCACATGAAGAAAAATGCGTTTGCTACTAGTATCGCTTCCGAATAACtaagaacaaaaacaagaaaagtgaTTATCCAGGCGATTCTCAAGAAATTCTACCTTTGCTGCTCAAAATATTAATAGCACCGCCATCCGCACACAGAGAACAAAGAACAGAAACTTTGCGTTCCATGAAAACATTTcacaaaaaattcatatttaaactCAAATTCTCCGTTTAGcagttaataaaatataggaaagtacttttaagtataaaaaattttaattacatggtttttttttttttttcaaaacaaaagtgaTGGGTATACGGGCaaatttcaaaaagagaaaacccataagaaaaaaagtttttctttttcttttttcccctctttgTTCTCAGCAACAAAGGCGCAGTGGACTGGTCAGTGGAGACTTTtttaacagagagagagagagagagagagagagagagagagtgagcaaAAGCAAATTTTGAAATCCCATTGGAGATAGAACCCGAAAGAGATAAAGGCAAAGACCGAAAAGCAGAAAAGGACGAAACAAAGGTATAATTTTGTCAAAATAGTATCAAAGAACAAAACCGAGAAAGAGCACAAGAGATCTAAGTAAATGTTTCTTAATTGTaccattaaaagaaattataaacaaaaCTAGATACACAGTGCTAGTGTGCCGTTTGTTTACCCAGAAAATGCTCAAGAAAACCCGGAAACAGAGAGTGAGAGATCAAGCTAATATCgcgttaattatttttaaaagcataacaaaataaatagagtaACCAAAGATGACTgctataacaaaataaatagagtaACCAAAGATGACTGCTTTCCTGTTTTTGTTCTGAGAAAATGTGAGgtacaaaaaaacaaagcaattcAAAACCTTAAAGTTTCTCCCAGAACCCGACTGCCTGAGCCGAAGCTCCACATTCGGTAAACTAAAGCAGGAGAAAACATGAAATCCAAGACATTACTGATTTTGTGTTATTTTCCTCTGTTATTTTTCCCCCTCCACCAAACTACAAcccaaaacgaaaatgaaaGAAACATAGAAGCAGTTGCTTGCACACGCAGATCTCTCATTACTAATGCCACTAAATAACCTTATGGGACAAGGTAGAAAACCTCAAGCAATAAAATTAAGCAATCACACATACCAATAATGGAAAGTACCTAAATATCAAAAAACAtcgaaagagaaaataaatcaaggaaAGAGGAAACGAAGAGTGGAATGGCAAGAAGATGCATGCAAAGTTTGAAAGAAAGAGGGATCTGGAAGAGAAAGATCGAGGGTAGTGCTAAAGTAGAACTGAAAAGTAGGAGTTTGGGCACTAGCAGCCGCAGGTTGGTTACCTGTGGTGTTTTGACAAGTTGCAACATAGGGATCAGAATGgcagggagaaagagagaggaaagaagagATGTGGGTTTGATTAGAAATTATACAGGGCAGCTGGGGGGTGGTGGAGGTAGTGGAGTGGAGCATTAATGGGAAAAGCAGGGCAGAAAGTGAAAtacagggagagggagagagatttggCCAGCTTACTGTGGGCAGGAACAGCCGTGCAAT harbors:
- the LOC121248867 gene encoding probable protein phosphatase 2C 52; the encoded protein is MGGCVSTSSRSTCSSRSNGETVSPSCFCGQKRTRRTFSDHVVGLQHLPSIPSRIFMNGKSRTSCIFTQQGRKGINQDAMIVWEDFISEDVIFCGVFDGHGPHGHLVARKVRDALPVKLLSFLHSCQSRQNGSNTTCFKGNLKRSDAGDSEKDCSPEDKLISTWRETFLKSYKAMDKELRSHPNLDCFCSGSTAVTLVKQGSNLFMGYIGDSRAIMGSKDSNDSLVAVQLTVDLKPDLPREAERIKRCKGRVFALQDEPEVPRVWLPFDDAPGLAMARAFGDFCLKEYGVISIPEFSHRILTERDQFIVLASDGVWDVLSNEEVVEIVSMAPTRSSAARILVDSAAREWKLKYPTSKMDDCAVVCLFLDGKMDAESDYDEQNFSSATLQSNHSGNAIESDDGQKSEPSLQRNFTVRSSEENDTYGRLPIEVEGNEEAVAAEDQNWSGLEGVTRVNSIVQLPRFSDERPNPETL